Proteins from one Camelina sativa cultivar DH55 chromosome 8, Cs, whole genome shotgun sequence genomic window:
- the LOC104706088 gene encoding microfibrillar-associated protein 1-like isoform X1 — translation MFVTAGVSSDAAIAVREKLRGGIGQTRVRRYWPGKAPEWAEEAEDDDNVRMQTVSVLDRAFPKNDDLGVSRKDDPRLRRLAQTRVEDRDEVRADHRRIRKAKVVSTEEEEERNQEDRDDDDDDEDALEERRRRIREKNLKRAQEEAALLPLEEEDELQEEEEEEEESEYETDSEDGMPGIAMIKPVFVPKSERDTIAERERLEAEEEALEELAKRKLEMRKVETKQIVVEEVRKDEEIRKNMLLEEANIGDVETDDELNEAEEYEVWKTREIGRIKRERDAREAMLREREEIEKLRNMTEKERREWERKNPKPSSAQPKKKWNFMQKYYHKGAFFQADHDDEAGSAGTDGIFQRDFSAPTGEDRLDKSILPKVMQVKHFGRSGRTKWTHLVNEDTTDWSNPWTSNDPLREKNNKKMAGMDAPIAKPKGSKKMKDWET, via the exons ATGTTTGTCACGGCGGGGGTGAGTAGTGATGCTGCAATTGCTGTAAGGGAGAAACTACGAGGTGGTATTGGACAGACTAGAGTGAGAAGGTATTGGCCTGGAAAAGCTCCGGAGTGGGCTGAGGAAGCCGAAGATGATGACAATGTCAGGATGCAGACCGTTTCTGTTTTGGATAGAGCTTTTCCAAAGAATGATGATTTAGGGGTTTCTAGGAAGGATGATCCTAGGCTGCGCCGTTTAGCTCAGACCAGAGTTGAAGACCGTGACGAAGTTAGAGCTGATCATAGGCGAATTAGAAAAGCTAAGGTTGTATctactgaagaagaagaagaaaggaatcaaGAGGAtagagacgatgatgatgatgatgaagatgctttggaagaaagaagaagaagaattagagAGAAGAATCTTAAAAGAGCGCAAGAGGAGGCTGCTCTGCTTcctttagaagaagaagatgagttacaagaggaagaagaggaggaggaggagtctGAGTACGAGACTGATTCAGAGGATGGCATGCCTGGTATTGCCATGATCAAGCCTGTTTTTGTACCAAAATCTGAGAGAGATACCATAGCAGAGCGTGAGAGGCTTGaggctgaagaagaagctctcgAGGAATTAGCTAAGAGAAAACTGGAGATGAGGAAAGTAGAGACAAAGCAAATAGTTGTTGAGGAAGTTagaaaagatgaagagataCGGAAGAACATGCTGTTGGAAGAAGCAAATATTGGAGATGTGGAAACTGATGATGAACTCAATGAAGCTGAGGAGTATGAAGTCTGGAAGACAAGAGAGATCGGTAGgatcaagagagaaagagatgcaAGGGAAGCTATGCTAAGAGAGAGGGAAGAA ATAGAGAAGTTGAGGAATATGACAGAGAAGGAGAGGAGAGAATGGGAGAGGAAGAATCCGAAACCTTCATCTGCTCAACCTAAAAAGAAGTGGAACTTTATGCAAAAATACTACCACAAGGGTGCCTTCTTCCAGGCAGATCATGATGATGAGGCAGGTTCTGCTGGGACTGATGGTATATTTCAGCGCGACTTCTCTGCTCCAACTGGAGAAGATAGGTTGGACAAATCGATTCTCCCCAAAGTTATGCAAGTCAAGCACTTTGGTCGCAGTGGAAGAACTAAATGGACTCACCTTGTCAATGAGGACACAACAGATTGGAGTAACCC GTGGACTTCCAATGATCCTCTACGCgagaaaaacaacaagaaaatggCAGGCATGGATGCTCCTATTGCAAAACCAAAGGGgagcaagaagatgaaagatTGGGAGACTTAA
- the LOC104706088 gene encoding microfibrillar-associated protein 1-like isoform X2, with the protein MFVTAGVSSDAAIAVREKLRGGIGQTRVRRYWPGKAPEWAEEAEDDDNVRMQTVSVLDRAFPKNDDLGVSRKDDPRLRRLAQTRVEDRDEVRADHRRIRKAKVVSTEEEEERNQEDRDDDDDDEDALEERRRRIREKNLKRAQEEAALLPLEEEDELQEEEEEEEESEYETDSEDGMPGIAMIKPVFVPKSERDTIAERERLEAEEEALEELAKRKLEMRKVETKQIVVEEVRKDEEIRKNMLLEEANIGDVETDDELNEAEEYEVWKTREIGRIKRERDAREAMLREREEIEKLRNMTEKERREWERKNPKPSSAQPKKKWNFMQKYYHKGAFFQADHDDEAGSAGTDGIFQRDFSAPTGEDRLDKSILPKVMQVKHFGRSGRTKWTHLVNEDTTDWSNPWTSNDPLREKNNKKMAGMDAPIAKPKGSKKMKDWET; encoded by the exons ATGTTTGTCACGGCGGGGGTGAGTAGTGATGCTGCAATTGCTGTAAGGGAGAAACTACGAGGTGGTATTGGACAGACTAGAGTGAGAAGGTATTGGCCTGGAAAAGCTCCGGAGTGGGCTGAGGAAGCCGAAGATGATGACAATGTCAGGATGCAGACCGTTTCTGTTTTGGATAGAGCTTTTCCAAAGAATGATGATTTAGGGGTTTCTAGGAAGGATGATCCTAGGCTGCGCCGTTTAGCTCAGACCAGAGTTGAAGACCGTGACGAAGTTAGAGCTGATCATAGGCGAATTAGAAAAGCTAAGGTTGTATctactgaagaagaagaagaaaggaatcaaGAGGAtagagacgatgatgatgatgatgaagatgctttggaagaaagaagaagaagaattagagAGAAGAATCTTAAAAGAGCGCAAGAGGAGGCTGCTCTGCTTcctttagaagaagaagatgagttacaagaggaagaagaggaggaggaggagtctGAGTACGAGACTGATTCAGAGGATGGCATGCCTGGTATTGCCATGATCAAGCCTGTTTTTGTACCAAAATCTGAGAGAGATACCATAGCAGAGCGTGAGAGGCTTGaggctgaagaagaagctctcgAGGAATTAGCTAAGAGAAAACTGGAGATGAGGAAAGTAGAGACAAAGCAAATAGTTGTTGAGGAAGTTagaaaagatgaagagataCGGAAGAACATGCTGTTGGAAGAAGCAAATATTGGAGATGTGGAAACTGATGATGAACTCAATGAAGCTGAGGAGTATGAAGTCTGGAAGACAAGAGAGATCGGTAGgatcaagagagaaagagatgcaAGGGAAGCTATGCTAAGAGAGAGGGAAGAAATAGAGAAGTTGAGGAATATGACAGAGAAGGAGAGGAGAGAATGGGAGAGGAAGAATCCGAAACCTTCATCTGCTCAACCTAAAAAGAAGTGGAACTTTATGCAAAAATACTACCACAAGGGTGCCTTCTTCCAGGCAGATCATGATGATGAGGCAGGTTCTGCTGGGACTGATGGTATATTTCAGCGCGACTTCTCTGCTCCAACTGGAGAAGATAGGTTGGACAAATCGATTCTCCCCAAAGTTATGCAAGTCAAGCACTTTGGTCGCAGTGGAAGAACTAAATGGACTCACCTTGTCAATGAGGACACAACAGATTGGAGTAACCC GTGGACTTCCAATGATCCTCTACGCgagaaaaacaacaagaaaatggCAGGCATGGATGCTCCTATTGCAAAACCAAAGGGgagcaagaagatgaaagatTGGGAGACTTAA